A portion of the Eubacterium maltosivorans genome contains these proteins:
- the mltG gene encoding endolytic transglycosylase MltG: MKIRLTQGEAKKEASEPKKQGRQTQKWTAQSTEVEMHKKRANAKRPAGGSTQTAPKKKTQQRPAAEGAVKRRPAEGSKAQERREATRPAGSGAPKQRAAGQKKGQSAQRAGSPGTAKKKRPVQQQPAETRRRREAEEMEAPVRRKKGGLKYKLPIVIAAVVLIVVIAIFAGRSFYNAMLEPTGTSTETMIVEIPDGSTIKDVGEILYDQGLIKNTMVFQSYAGRHSRGTSGMQAGNYEMNHAMSVPDIVNKMLDGDVYSGAIPVLLSEGKNINEMAQILEKHNICTSAAFISETKKLGEYKALYPILSSIPDDKNRTLEGYLFPDTYEIEPGSTASDVVKKMLDRFTEVYNQDFMQQTTEKGKSVDEIVIMASIVELETKLPEDKANAASVFYNRIAQNMPLQSDITVDYALGKKHAVLTEEQTKIDSPYNTYQNLGLPVGPICSPGKSSIDAAINPAQTNYLFFVADMDSGKLYFNETLEGHNADVQKYMGD, encoded by the coding sequence ATGAAAATTAGATTAACACAGGGCGAAGCGAAGAAAGAGGCTTCGGAGCCTAAAAAACAGGGCCGTCAGACACAAAAGTGGACAGCCCAGTCAACCGAGGTGGAGATGCATAAAAAGCGCGCAAACGCCAAGCGTCCCGCGGGTGGAAGCACCCAGACAGCACCAAAGAAAAAAACACAGCAGCGCCCGGCAGCAGAGGGAGCAGTAAAACGCCGCCCTGCAGAAGGCAGCAAAGCACAGGAACGCAGGGAAGCCACCCGCCCGGCGGGCTCAGGCGCCCCGAAGCAGAGAGCTGCAGGCCAGAAAAAAGGCCAGTCTGCCCAGAGGGCAGGCAGCCCGGGCACTGCCAAAAAGAAACGACCGGTGCAGCAGCAGCCTGCCGAAACACGCCGGAGAAGAGAAGCAGAGGAAATGGAAGCACCTGTGAGAAGAAAAAAAGGCGGACTTAAGTACAAGCTGCCCATCGTGATCGCGGCCGTTGTGCTGATTGTCGTTATCGCCATTTTTGCAGGACGAAGCTTCTACAACGCCATGCTGGAACCCACAGGAACCAGCACAGAAACCATGATCGTCGAAATTCCAGACGGCTCCACCATCAAAGACGTTGGCGAGATCCTTTACGATCAGGGCCTGATTAAAAACACCATGGTCTTCCAGAGCTACGCGGGACGCCACAGCCGTGGCACAAGCGGCATGCAGGCCGGAAATTATGAAATGAACCATGCCATGTCCGTCCCGGACATAGTGAACAAGATGCTGGACGGTGATGTCTACAGCGGCGCGATCCCAGTACTCCTGTCCGAGGGCAAGAATATCAACGAGATGGCCCAGATACTGGAAAAACATAATATCTGTACCTCAGCGGCCTTTATCAGCGAAACCAAGAAGCTGGGCGAATACAAAGCCCTGTATCCGATTTTGAGCAGTATTCCAGACGATAAGAACCGGACCCTTGAGGGCTACCTGTTCCCAGATACCTACGAGATCGAGCCTGGCAGCACTGCGTCCGATGTTGTGAAAAAAATGCTGGACCGTTTTACCGAGGTTTATAATCAGGACTTTATGCAGCAGACCACCGAAAAGGGCAAAAGCGTGGATGAGATTGTCATTATGGCGTCTATCGTAGAGCTTGAAACCAAGCTGCCTGAAGATAAGGCCAATGCCGCCAGCGTTTTCTATAACCGTATCGCCCAGAATATGCCTCTGCAGTCCGACATTACTGTGGACTACGCACTGGGTAAAAAGCATGCGGTACTGACCGAGGAACAGACCAAAATCGATTCACCCTACAATACCTATCAAAATTTAGGCCTGCCCGTCGGCCCCATCTGCTCTCCGGGAAAAAGTTCCATCGATGCAGCCATCAACCCGGCTCAGACCAATTACCTGTTCTTCGTAGCCGATATGGACTCCGGCAAGCTCTATTTTAATGAGACGCTGGAAGGCCACAATGCCGATGTTCAGAAGTATATGGGCGACTAG
- a CDS encoding Ig-like domain-containing protein, whose amino-acid sequence MKSKTLSSRLIAGFLGFSLLASAAIPGIMPQAKAAGDSATFSAVADKTEVHPGDTFTVSVSVTPDPTVGSYEAALEYDHDKVEVVDTTKSAYIIVFAPNGGGGSTGVYANWFGVDPIESTTDLFTATFKVKDGAAGSAGLDMKPLVVANGAAEEITANSNGTATAVNITEAPPAPVPVTGVAVSLDASELFPGQSAQATAAVAPADADNQNVSWSSSDEAVATVDADGKVTAIAAGTASITATTEEGGFKDSADVTVKADTVKALAVAAAPTKTDYLQGDAIDLAGGKLTVTYEQAGDVEVDMAQATAIVDMNQVGEAVPVAIEFGGQKLENAFTINIKAATVTALELIQAPTGKTTVGDELPNLEGGMMKATINDGEAVRELPLSDAEITGYDKTKAGEQTLTATYGGKSIEFKITVAEAQAGGGTTDGTDGGQNNGGAAASNVKNPVTGLNFTQDEVNGFGFLTTGLAILAVSGIKVFRMRKKMN is encoded by the coding sequence ATGAAATCAAAAACACTTTCAAGTAGACTGATTGCCGGATTTTTAGGGTTCAGCCTGCTTGCATCAGCGGCTATTCCAGGAATAATGCCGCAGGCGAAAGCCGCAGGGGATTCTGCAACCTTTTCAGCTGTTGCTGATAAAACAGAGGTGCATCCGGGCGACACCTTTACCGTGTCTGTTTCAGTAACACCGGACCCAACTGTGGGTTCTTACGAGGCAGCGCTGGAATATGATCATGATAAGGTAGAGGTGGTGGACACTACTAAATCTGCTTACATCATTGTATTTGCCCCTAATGGCGGCGGCGGTTCTACCGGCGTTTATGCCAATTGGTTTGGTGTTGACCCGATCGAGTCTACAACAGATTTGTTTACGGCTACCTTTAAAGTAAAAGACGGTGCAGCGGGCAGCGCTGGCCTGGATATGAAGCCTTTAGTTGTAGCTAATGGTGCTGCTGAAGAAATTACTGCAAATTCCAACGGAACCGCGACAGCGGTAAACATTACTGAAGCGCCGCCGGCTCCGGTACCAGTAACCGGTGTAGCGGTTTCCTTAGACGCTTCTGAACTGTTCCCAGGCCAGAGCGCGCAGGCAACTGCTGCTGTTGCGCCAGCAGATGCGGATAACCAGAACGTTAGCTGGTCTTCCTCTGACGAAGCTGTCGCAACCGTAGATGCAGACGGCAAAGTGACCGCCATTGCAGCAGGTACTGCCAGCATTACCGCGACCACAGAAGAAGGCGGCTTTAAAGACTCTGCCGATGTGACCGTTAAGGCAGACACCGTTAAAGCATTGGCTGTTGCAGCAGCGCCGACCAAAACAGATTATCTCCAGGGCGACGCCATCGATTTAGCTGGCGGTAAATTAACCGTTACCTATGAACAGGCAGGCGACGTTGAAGTGGATATGGCTCAGGCTACTGCTATTGTTGACATGAATCAGGTAGGCGAAGCGGTTCCGGTCGCCATTGAATTTGGCGGACAGAAGCTGGAAAACGCTTTTACCATCAACATTAAAGCAGCCACAGTTACCGCTCTGGAACTGATCCAGGCACCGACTGGAAAAACCACCGTTGGGGACGAGTTGCCAAACCTGGAAGGCGGCATGATGAAAGCCACCATCAACGATGGCGAAGCCGTCCGTGAGCTGCCATTATCCGATGCTGAAATCACAGGCTATGACAAAACAAAAGCCGGCGAACAGACTTTAACCGCAACCTATGGCGGAAAATCCATTGAATTTAAAATTACCGTTGCAGAGGCCCAGGCTGGTGGCGGAACAACGGATGGAACTGACGGCGGACAGAACAACGGCGGTGCAGCGGCATCCAATGTTAAAAACCCAGTAACAGGTTTGAACTTCACACAGGATGAAGTGAACGGCTTTGGTTTCTTAACCACTGGCCTGGCCATCTTAGCCGTCTCTGGGATCAAGGTATTCCGTATGAGAAAAAAGATGAACTAG
- a CDS encoding HD-GYP domain-containing protein: protein MDRSVNEYLRKCPEEVQRHCQRTGELMEALFCEMNRESEIALCRLNGCSPFYYHDIGKCIVPKKLLEKDSALNIGEWTIMKRHTRFGGILFDQLRELAESPEARAFCRVGAMVCKYHHERWDGSGYPMGLEGAAIPFAARVCAVADSWDAMVSQRCYRGSLTEHEALAEIEKGSGTQFDPEIVAAFLEVKNVIHSKSIRCFSVE, encoded by the coding sequence ATGGACCGATCCGTTAACGAATACTTAAGAAAATGTCCAGAAGAAGTTCAACGCCATTGCCAGAGAACCGGAGAATTAATGGAGGCTCTGTTTTGCGAAATGAACCGGGAAAGCGAAATAGCGCTGTGCCGTCTTAACGGGTGCAGCCCCTTTTATTACCACGACATCGGTAAGTGCATCGTACCCAAAAAACTTTTGGAAAAAGACAGCGCGTTAAACATCGGTGAATGGACAATCATGAAACGGCACACGCGTTTTGGCGGAATCCTTTTCGACCAGCTGAGAGAGCTGGCAGAGAGCCCGGAGGCCAGAGCCTTTTGCCGGGTGGGGGCCATGGTTTGCAAATACCACCACGAACGGTGGGACGGCTCCGGGTATCCTATGGGACTGGAAGGAGCAGCCATTCCCTTTGCTGCCAGAGTATGCGCCGTGGCCGACAGCTGGGACGCCATGGTCAGCCAAAGATGCTACCGGGGCAGCCTGACCGAGCATGAGGCTCTGGCTGAAATTGAGAAAGGCAGCGGCACTCAGTTTGATCCGGAAATTGTTGCGGCCTTTCTGGAAGTAAAAAATGTTATTCACAGCAAAAGCATTCGCTGCTTTTCTGTTGAATAG
- a CDS encoding O-methyltransferase: MSNIVPDYIEDYIRGLLPEETPFLERLRLIAETNHVPIIFPEVRNYLEILIQTHQVKSILEIGTAVGYSAGVFAHAMGKDGHVTTVERDDRMIVQARENIAKMGYEKRIRLIQGDAQETAASLTGTFDMIFLDGGKGHYIHLLEDCLRLLKPGGLIVSDNVLYKGMIATNELVIRRKITIVKRMRKYLDAISHDPRLMTTVLPLGDGLAVSVKKAIENGKGEYATDEDVFAEDEAVEN; the protein is encoded by the coding sequence GTGAGTAACATTGTACCAGACTACATAGAAGATTATATCCGCGGCCTGCTTCCGGAGGAGACACCCTTCCTTGAGCGGCTGCGGCTCATCGCAGAGACCAATCATGTGCCCATTATTTTTCCAGAGGTGCGCAATTATCTGGAAATTCTGATTCAAACCCACCAGGTCAAAAGCATACTGGAAATTGGGACAGCGGTGGGCTACTCCGCCGGAGTTTTTGCCCACGCCATGGGTAAAGACGGCCATGTAACCACCGTAGAGCGGGACGACCGCATGATTGTCCAGGCCAGAGAAAACATTGCCAAAATGGGCTATGAAAAGCGGATTCGCTTAATCCAGGGCGACGCCCAGGAAACAGCGGCCAGCCTTACAGGAACTTTTGACATGATTTTTCTGGACGGCGGCAAAGGACACTATATCCATCTGCTTGAGGACTGCCTGCGGCTTTTAAAGCCCGGCGGTCTCATCGTTTCCGACAACGTGCTCTACAAGGGTATGATCGCCACCAACGAGCTGGTGATCCGCAGGAAGATCACCATCGTCAAGCGGATGCGAAAATACCTGGACGCCATCAGCCACGATCCCAGGCTCATGACCACCGTGCTGCCTCTGGGTGATGGATTGGCAGTGAGCGTTAAAAAGGCAATTGAGAATGGAAAAGGTGAATATGCAACCGATGAGGATGTTTTTGCGGAGGATGAAGCAGTAGAAAATTGA
- a CDS encoding tyrosine-type recombinase/integrase codes for MMIKDTITLLMRKFFKKQVSIAVLSVKWLDLKRCEGKVKAVTLQNYNRQINLHINPILGFYDVSSVSEEVIQMFIEILMKDKGLNPTTVRNIVGRLSEIMNFAVKEGLIYNNPCTLVLLPKGKNKKGKALTLEEKISLEKVLSTQKIPQNIAIQLALYAGLRISEITALRWKDIDFKQGFIHVQHSFKRIQTNNKEQKTILHLGTPKSQNSVRAVPMNRQIKACLEDYYKVLNDIQAQDESFVVGKKNGSFYDVRAIQRHFVKLCKIAGIEHCHFHDLRHTFATNAKESGIDIQLISEILGHAHTATTMNIYLHPSDTYKKEEIKKMDQIPENEYLKVKSIIEKICSEAV; via the coding sequence ATGATGATTAAAGATACTATCACTTTATTAATGAGAAAATTTTTCAAAAAACAGGTTTCCATTGCTGTATTATCTGTGAAGTGGCTAGACTTGAAACGCTGTGAAGGAAAAGTCAAAGCTGTTACACTACAGAATTATAACCGTCAAATTAATCTGCACATCAACCCTATTTTAGGATTTTATGATGTTTCATCGGTTAGTGAAGAAGTTATTCAAATGTTTATAGAGATTCTCATGAAGGATAAGGGGTTAAACCCGACGACTGTCCGAAATATTGTTGGTCGTTTGTCAGAAATAATGAATTTTGCCGTAAAGGAGGGTTTGATTTATAACAATCCTTGTACCCTAGTGCTGTTGCCTAAGGGTAAAAATAAGAAAGGAAAAGCATTGACATTGGAAGAGAAGATAAGTTTGGAAAAAGTGTTGTCGACTCAAAAAATACCGCAAAATATAGCAATTCAGCTTGCTCTTTATGCGGGACTGAGAATATCCGAAATCACAGCATTACGATGGAAAGATATCGATTTTAAGCAAGGATTTATTCATGTACAGCATAGCTTTAAAAGAATACAGACCAATAATAAGGAACAGAAAACCATTTTACATTTGGGTACACCAAAATCTCAGAATTCAGTGAGAGCAGTTCCGATGAACAGGCAGATAAAAGCATGCCTCGAGGACTACTACAAAGTTTTAAACGACATCCAGGCCCAAGATGAAAGCTTTGTTGTCGGAAAAAAGAATGGAAGTTTTTATGATGTCCGCGCAATTCAAAGGCATTTTGTTAAACTATGTAAAATAGCTGGAATTGAGCACTGTCATTTTCATGATTTACGGCATACCTTTGCGACAAATGCAAAAGAAAGTGGCATTGATATCCAATTGATCAGTGAAATTTTAGGACATGCCCATACTGCAACAACCATGAATATTTACCTACATCCCAGTGATACATATAAAAAAGAAGAGATTAAAAAAATGGATCAAATTCCTGAAAATGAATATTTAAAAGTTAAAAGTATCATAGAGAAAATATGTTCAGAAGCGGTGTAA
- a CDS encoding peptidase U32 family protein, which produces MRKKPELLAPAGNFEKLRYALHYGADAVYCAGKRFGLRAGAGNFEMEELEEAVRYVHERGKRIYVTLNMIPHNRDLEGLPEYVHALKAMGADAVLVADPGVFAIVRETEPELKVSISTQANNTNWKTVEFWYHQGARRIVLARELSLEEMRTIVEKTPADMEIETFVHGAMCISYSGRCLLSHYMTGRNSNQGDCAHPCRWKYHLIEETRPDEDFSIEEDETGSFIFNSKDLCLIDHIPELMDAGIDSLKIEGRMKSLYYVATVVQAYRQAIDYYYDHPEESVVDPKYFQELCKVSHRNYTTGFFEHKTTADDQNYGTSSYTRLYDFAGVVQSYDPETREAVIQQRNKTTVGETIEVMVAGSPEGYYVQQVGEMKDEKGNALESTPHPKMLYTMKMDKTVKPMDIIRKKEL; this is translated from the coding sequence TTGAGAAAAAAACCTGAATTGCTCGCCCCGGCGGGGAATTTTGAAAAATTGAGATATGCCCTGCACTACGGCGCCGATGCAGTTTACTGTGCAGGAAAACGCTTTGGCCTGAGGGCAGGGGCTGGTAACTTTGAAATGGAAGAGCTTGAGGAAGCTGTCCGTTATGTCCACGAAAGAGGCAAGCGCATCTACGTTACCCTGAACATGATCCCCCACAACCGCGACCTGGAGGGGCTTCCAGAATATGTTCATGCCCTGAAAGCCATGGGCGCAGATGCCGTACTGGTGGCAGACCCCGGCGTTTTTGCCATTGTGCGTGAGACCGAGCCAGAGCTCAAGGTCTCCATCAGTACCCAGGCCAACAATACCAACTGGAAAACCGTGGAGTTCTGGTATCACCAGGGCGCCCGGCGCATCGTGCTGGCCCGGGAGCTCAGCCTTGAGGAAATGCGGACCATCGTGGAAAAAACACCCGCCGACATGGAGATCGAAACCTTTGTGCACGGCGCTATGTGTATCTCCTATTCTGGCCGCTGCCTGCTGAGCCATTACATGACCGGCAGAAACTCGAACCAGGGCGACTGCGCCCACCCATGCCGATGGAAATACCACCTCATCGAGGAGACAAGACCAGACGAGGACTTTAGCATAGAGGAAGACGAAACCGGCTCCTTTATCTTTAATTCCAAGGACCTCTGCCTTATCGACCATATTCCAGAGCTCATGGACGCAGGCATCGACAGCCTCAAAATTGAGGGCCGCATGAAAAGCCTTTACTATGTGGCCACCGTGGTACAGGCCTACCGCCAGGCCATCGATTATTATTACGACCATCCCGAGGAGAGCGTCGTCGATCCCAAATACTTCCAGGAGCTGTGCAAGGTCAGCCACCGTAATTACACCACCGGCTTCTTTGAGCATAAGACCACAGCCGATGACCAGAATTACGGCACCAGCAGCTACACAAGACTTTATGACTTTGCCGGTGTAGTACAGTCCTACGACCCCGAAACCCGTGAGGCCGTCATCCAGCAGCGCAACAAAACCACGGTGGGCGAAACCATCGAGGTCATGGTGGCAGGCTCGCCGGAGGGCTACTACGTCCAGCAGGTGGGCGAGATGAAGGACGAAAAAGGCAACGCCCTCGAATCAACCCCCCACCCCAAAATGCTCTACACCATGAAGATGGATAAGACCGTCAAGCCCATGGATATTATCCGAAAAAAAGAGCTTTAA
- a CDS encoding putative Ig domain-containing protein, which translates to MEKQMDKRKHFLKTLTILFFSMLLLLPTLMLEGKEARAAGVTETRSADISKGNVSVKNGEVVRVYQTTPTAEYNVDVEENATATVILEKLNVVQSSEVGKTSSPVRIKKNAEATVLLKGKNILKCSHNGSSTFYLQDGAQCIIEDYGNNDGEVEVSAQIPEDQQMKNVILGASAQSHSALTINSGSVKAVSRDYAPAIGATAGNDKDGGSTLDLTINGGTVEAQTEGWGAAIGTQGDVPANQENTVNVTINGGKVIGGNYTRDVSPEPGKKRGGAVIGTGYGGYAKQKVTLNIPADSTADLNLTSAYGGAAIGGSGSWNSQTGTPNGNTSTSEYVEANIAGGNTKIVVAGQAPGIGVGAGAAADQKVKVDISGGNIETVNDASTNNGRGPGIGIGLFTQKAAFDCNISGGLISSLSMDDEKGIPVNTPAIGIAGKYKENTTITTENAKNNTFNLNVTGGTINAETRSTDTSIPDIGTIANNTFNVKVDGGSLNAVNQRMDVTAKNSQNQNVYPATVSIGGITEEKTKVQNAAIDSKDYGKDLTAQSGKLYLWTTPGQNKVFTATAENDPKAYTSQKINLAYNSGFTFAEPNVVLKKTTSPEELGSSSIKSIAENSVTMQVDGVTADAPVMLQAFEHGASTPVGQAQAYEAGKSEYTFSGLTKNKLYDIKALVNENDSYWRTQKEALVVKPFEYAPSLPNAKLKGAYQASVAIEGGSFTYALADGAVLPEGLSFSTNGALSGTPTQAGTFTFDVIATATDEGIAANNSRTASVSLKVEPVKVTVSAVDLAGQPLSCGCEVTSTAVNGNAAVGDTVLFTAIPCPLHDFVKFNLNANDVQATTGSGKFTYSYVVKAEDTELNMKAFMTESEKRITKIERVGDEKNLTLFANDEKNESAAQLKAFVNNQIVLKATYNDGEEKIGKASKLGLGWATNTVFSPKGGTYQYSVSASDSNVTQAVTVNTVTAELNTLNDVILPVNAEGYSTIAELGLPETIGCTYQAGVSVNSADRELAISWSTEIPENFGKTATVAPVVFEGSAAVPVWATIGSDAVSVNVNISDRVVLSPVISIEDKVYDGTKSANFKETPALDPEALTEGADVQLSGIPKAEFVSADAGKNIPVKVSGLSLTGSDAGKYILDFSQATGNITPAAITLSGISMEDKTVTEDGNTQTIEIKGTLPEGVSVSYSYLREGASEAVELPPSAAGTYTVTAAFKTDANHVVEPQTMSAKLVIEAKSEGLVLEEITTGLTEEQAAGMNAVVLKNGEAIQIGDTVAVGDTLTYQLSAADVRNAYVPYSFTMNGESIPLVKLAEGKGYSAEYTVKEGDTALKADAKCVLLGNFSGDDKINIIDAQQVAQASASGGAQEAVKQASGDVNFDGKVNIIDAQRIAQYAADVNMIF; encoded by the coding sequence ATGGAGAAACAAATGGATAAAAGAAAGCATTTTTTAAAAACATTGACCATTCTGTTTTTTAGTATGCTGCTTTTGCTGCCAACTTTGATGTTGGAAGGAAAAGAGGCAAGAGCCGCCGGGGTTACAGAGACAAGATCGGCGGATATAAGCAAAGGAAACGTAAGTGTAAAGAATGGAGAGGTAGTTCGTGTATACCAGACGACGCCGACAGCAGAATATAATGTTGATGTTGAAGAAAATGCTACTGCAACGGTTATTCTGGAAAAGTTGAATGTAGTGCAAAGTTCTGAAGTTGGAAAAACTTCTAGTCCGGTGAGAATCAAAAAAAATGCCGAAGCGACAGTACTGCTGAAAGGGAAGAATATCCTAAAATGTTCGCATAATGGTTCCAGTACATTTTATTTGCAGGATGGGGCACAATGCATCATAGAAGATTATGGTAATAACGATGGAGAAGTGGAGGTATCTGCTCAAATACCCGAAGATCAACAAATGAAGAATGTTATTCTTGGCGCGAGCGCTCAGTCTCATTCCGCGTTAACCATTAATTCTGGATCTGTTAAAGCAGTTTCGCGGGATTATGCACCGGCCATTGGCGCAACTGCAGGAAATGACAAAGATGGCGGTTCAACACTGGATTTAACAATTAATGGAGGAACTGTTGAAGCTCAAACGGAAGGCTGGGGCGCCGCAATTGGTACCCAGGGGGATGTACCTGCAAACCAGGAAAATACTGTTAATGTAACCATTAATGGTGGAAAAGTAATCGGTGGCAACTATACAAGAGATGTTTCACCAGAACCAGGGAAAAAAAGAGGCGGCGCTGTAATCGGAACAGGTTATGGCGGTTACGCAAAACAAAAAGTTACACTCAATATTCCAGCGGATTCTACCGCAGATCTTAATTTAACCAGCGCTTATGGCGGAGCCGCTATTGGAGGTTCTGGTAGCTGGAACAGCCAAACGGGTACCCCTAACGGTAATACATCTACGAGTGAGTATGTCGAAGCGAATATTGCGGGTGGGAACACCAAAATTGTAGTTGCCGGACAGGCGCCAGGCATTGGCGTAGGTGCAGGCGCAGCCGCAGACCAAAAAGTAAAGGTGGATATTTCAGGCGGTAATATCGAGACTGTAAATGATGCTTCAACAAATAATGGACGCGGACCAGGTATTGGTATTGGCCTGTTCACTCAAAAGGCAGCGTTCGATTGTAATATTTCGGGTGGTCTTATCAGCAGCCTTTCTATGGATGATGAAAAAGGTATTCCTGTTAATACACCCGCAATCGGAATTGCTGGAAAATATAAAGAAAACACGACGATAACAACAGAGAATGCCAAGAATAACACCTTTAACCTCAATGTTACAGGCGGAACCATTAACGCTGAAACGCGGTCAACGGATACGAGCATTCCAGATATAGGAACCATCGCAAACAATACCTTTAATGTTAAAGTAGACGGTGGATCCTTAAACGCTGTAAATCAAAGAATGGATGTAACGGCTAAGAACAGCCAAAATCAAAATGTCTACCCCGCAACTGTCAGTATCGGTGGAATCACAGAAGAAAAGACAAAAGTACAAAATGCAGCCATCGACAGTAAAGACTACGGAAAAGATTTGACTGCCCAGTCTGGAAAGCTCTATTTATGGACCACACCAGGTCAGAACAAAGTCTTTACGGCAACAGCCGAAAATGATCCAAAAGCCTATACAAGTCAAAAGATAAACCTGGCTTATAACAGTGGCTTTACTTTTGCAGAGCCAAATGTGGTTTTAAAGAAGACCACCAGCCCTGAAGAGTTGGGAAGCTCTAGCATTAAAAGCATTGCGGAAAACAGTGTCACCATGCAAGTGGATGGCGTTACGGCAGATGCGCCAGTGATGCTCCAGGCCTTTGAGCATGGCGCCAGTACACCCGTTGGACAGGCCCAAGCCTACGAAGCCGGTAAATCTGAATATACCTTTAGCGGGCTGACAAAAAACAAGCTCTACGATATTAAAGCATTGGTTAATGAAAATGACAGTTACTGGCGGACTCAAAAAGAAGCGCTGGTTGTCAAACCCTTTGAGTACGCACCAAGCCTGCCAAACGCAAAATTGAAAGGCGCTTACCAGGCCAGTGTGGCCATTGAAGGCGGCAGTTTTACCTACGCGCTGGCAGACGGGGCGGTATTACCCGAAGGCTTATCGTTTAGCACAAACGGCGCCCTTTCAGGAACACCAACACAGGCGGGTACCTTTACCTTTGATGTTATAGCAACCGCAACCGATGAAGGCATTGCTGCCAATAACAGCCGGACCGCATCGGTAAGCCTGAAGGTGGAACCGGTGAAAGTGACTGTCTCTGCTGTAGATTTGGCAGGCCAGCCTTTAAGCTGCGGCTGTGAAGTGACCAGCACCGCCGTTAATGGGAACGCCGCGGTGGGAGATACGGTTTTATTTACAGCAATACCCTGTCCGCTGCACGATTTTGTCAAGTTTAACCTGAATGCCAATGATGTTCAGGCCACAACAGGGTCAGGTAAATTCACCTACTCTTATGTTGTAAAGGCAGAGGATACCGAGCTGAACATGAAAGCCTTTATGACTGAAAGTGAAAAAAGAATTACTAAAATTGAACGCGTTGGCGATGAAAAGAACCTTACCCTTTTTGCAAATGATGAAAAAAATGAGAGCGCAGCCCAGCTAAAAGCGTTTGTTAATAACCAGATTGTTTTAAAAGCGACTTATAACGATGGTGAAGAAAAAATCGGTAAAGCCAGTAAGCTCGGTTTGGGATGGGCCACGAACACGGTCTTTTCACCTAAAGGCGGTACCTACCAGTACAGCGTATCTGCCAGTGACAGCAACGTTACACAAGCGGTAACTGTTAATACGGTGACAGCAGAGCTTAACACCTTAAATGATGTGATACTTCCTGTAAACGCCGAAGGTTATTCGACCATTGCCGAGCTAGGCCTGCCAGAAACTATTGGATGCACCTATCAGGCCGGTGTATCTGTAAACAGTGCAGATCGTGAGCTTGCCATTAGCTGGAGCACAGAGATTCCGGAAAACTTTGGTAAAACAGCAACCGTAGCACCGGTGGTATTTGAAGGAAGCGCTGCTGTGCCAGTATGGGCAACTATTGGGAGCGATGCGGTTTCTGTCAATGTCAACATCAGTGACAGAGTGGTTTTATCCCCAGTGATTTCGATTGAGGATAAAGTTTATGACGGAACGAAATCCGCCAATTTTAAGGAAACACCAGCTTTAGATCCCGAAGCGCTGACCGAGGGAGCCGACGTCCAGTTATCCGGTATTCCAAAGGCTGAATTCGTTTCGGCTGACGCCGGAAAGAACATCCCGGTTAAAGTCAGCGGACTAAGCTTAACAGGTTCAGATGCTGGAAAATATATCTTAGATTTCAGCCAGGCCACAGGTAACATTACCCCGGCGGCCATCACCCTTTCCGGTATTAGCATGGAAGACAAAACAGTGACCGAGGACGGTAATACCCAGACCATTGAAATTAAGGGGACACTGCCAGAAGGTGTAAGCGTAAGCTACAGTTATCTGAGAGAGGGCGCAAGCGAAGCCGTTGAGCTGCCACCAAGTGCTGCAGGAACCTACACAGTTACAGCAGCTTTTAAAACCGACGCCAACCATGTGGTGGAACCACAGACCATGAGTGCAAAGCTTGTGATTGAAGCTAAGAGTGAGGGCCTTGTTCTTGAAGAAATCACCACAGGATTAACTGAGGAACAGGCAGCTGGTATGAACGCAGTTGTTCTGAAAAACGGTGAAGCCATCCAGATTGGCGACACCGTGGCAGTGGGTGACACACTCACCTATCAGCTGAGCGCTGCGGATGTCCGTAACGCTTACGTTCCTTATAGCTTTACCATGAACGGTGAAAGCATTCCCCTGGTAAAATTGGCCGAAGGTAAAGGCTACAGTGCGGAATATACTGTCAAGGAAGGCGATACAGCGCTTAAGGCGGATGCCAAGTGTGTTTTATTAGGAAACTTCAGCGGCGATGACAAGATTAACATTATCGACGCGCAGCAGGTCGCTCAGGCATCTGCATCTGGCGGAGCCCAGGAGGCTGTTAAGCAGGCAAGCGGCGATGTGAACTTTGACGGCAAGGTCAATATTATCGATGCCCAGAGAATTGCGCAGTACGCAGCAGATGTCAATATGATCTTTTAA